A section of the Rhizobium sp. Pop5 genome encodes:
- the mnmD gene encoding tRNA (5-methylaminomethyl-2-thiouridine)(34)-methyltransferase MnmD translates to MAEMNPDQIGAGAPQPLEWRDGDMPYSTAFGDHFYCQTDGRLECGHVFLAGNGLPERWNRREAFVIGELGFGTGLNFAETWRQWKLHRISGQHLHFISFELHPMRGEEIGRALSHWPEIDAEREALTAAWPQTPVGTVSLDLDAQTRLSVVCGAALDGVAAAEPGFDAWYLDGFAPSRNGDMWSEELMSAVNEKTVPDGTFATYAAAGFVRRNLIAAGFAVERRKGFAGKREMLCGVKAPSASR, encoded by the coding sequence ATGGCAGAGATGAATCCAGATCAGATTGGCGCGGGCGCGCCGCAGCCGCTCGAATGGCGCGACGGCGATATGCCCTATTCCACCGCCTTTGGCGATCATTTTTATTGCCAGACAGACGGGCGGCTTGAATGCGGCCACGTCTTCCTCGCCGGCAACGGCCTGCCGGAGCGCTGGAACAGACGAGAGGCATTCGTGATCGGCGAACTCGGCTTCGGCACGGGCCTCAACTTCGCCGAAACCTGGCGGCAATGGAAGCTGCACCGCATAAGCGGCCAGCATCTGCATTTCATCTCCTTCGAACTCCACCCGATGCGTGGCGAAGAGATCGGCCGAGCGCTCTCGCACTGGCCGGAGATCGATGCCGAGCGCGAGGCGCTGACGGCGGCATGGCCGCAGACGCCTGTGGGTACCGTCTCGCTTGATCTCGATGCCCAGACGCGGCTCAGCGTCGTCTGCGGCGCGGCACTGGACGGCGTCGCAGCGGCAGAGCCTGGCTTCGACGCCTGGTATCTCGACGGCTTCGCCCCATCGCGCAACGGCGACATGTGGTCGGAGGAACTGATGTCTGCGGTCAACGAAAAGACCGTGCCCGACGGCACCTTCGCCACCTATGCCGCGGCCGGTTTCGTCCGCCGCAACCTCATCGCTGCCGGTTTCGCCGTCGAGCGCCGCAAAGGCTTCGCCGGCAAGCGAGAAATGCTCTGCGGCGTCAAGGCACCTTCGGCAAGCCGATAG
- a CDS encoding DNA alkylation repair protein, producing MPEPLKNLLHEALVAEMGDHIAANAPSFDRSRFVALATDSLPALELMARSALIRDALFVTLPNDFPEAAAILKASLPTPSRPGLSSWMLLPVNQFIAARGPDHFDLGLDLLKALTPHFTAEFGIRPFIHRDQDRALAVISGWVGDPDRHVRRLASEGTRPRLPWAMRLPQLVKDPAPILPVLTALMDDPEDYVRRSVANSLNDIAKDHPDLVAGFVAGHIEGASTERRWLLKHASRTLLKKGHAQALANFGFGAATSLACELRLANSEVIFGEGLDFEICLTNTGETTQPLMIDYVVHHVKADGSLSPKVFKCKTVTLAPGQSQAIERRHAIRPITTRRYYPGEHRIAILVNGAESASQSFVLRMPLLDRD from the coding sequence ATGCCGGAACCGCTCAAGAACCTGCTGCATGAGGCGTTGGTCGCCGAGATGGGCGATCACATCGCCGCCAACGCGCCGTCCTTCGATCGGAGCCGCTTCGTGGCGCTGGCAACTGACAGCCTCCCGGCCCTGGAACTGATGGCGCGCTCGGCGCTGATCCGGGACGCGCTGTTTGTCACCCTTCCCAACGATTTTCCTGAAGCCGCCGCCATCCTGAAGGCAAGCCTGCCCACCCCCAGCCGGCCTGGACTGTCCAGCTGGATGCTGCTGCCGGTCAATCAGTTCATCGCCGCCCGCGGCCCCGATCATTTCGATCTCGGCCTAGATCTCCTGAAGGCGCTGACGCCGCATTTCACCGCGGAATTCGGCATCCGCCCCTTCATTCATCGCGACCAAGATCGGGCGCTTGCCGTCATCTCCGGCTGGGTCGGCGATCCCGACCGGCATGTGCGCCGGCTGGCAAGCGAGGGAACGCGGCCGCGCTTGCCCTGGGCCATGCGCCTGCCGCAGCTCGTCAAGGACCCGGCGCCGATCCTGCCCGTCCTGACCGCGCTGATGGACGATCCCGAGGATTATGTGCGCCGCTCCGTCGCCAATAGCCTGAACGATATCGCCAAGGATCATCCCGATCTGGTCGCCGGCTTCGTTGCCGGCCACATCGAGGGTGCCTCCACCGAACGCCGGTGGCTGCTGAAACATGCCTCGCGCACGCTGCTCAAGAAAGGCCACGCGCAGGCGCTCGCCAATTTCGGTTTCGGCGCGGCCACCTCGCTCGCCTGCGAACTGCGGCTCGCCAACAGCGAGGTGATCTTCGGCGAAGGGCTGGATTTCGAAATCTGCCTGACCAATACAGGCGAGACCACGCAACCGCTGATGATCGACTACGTCGTCCATCACGTGAAAGCCGACGGCTCGCTCTCGCCCAAGGTCTTCAAATGCAAGACCGTCACGCTCGCGCCCGGCCAAAGCCAGGCGATCGAACGCCGCCACGCCATCCGGCCGATCACGACGCGGCGCTATTATCCCGGCGAACACCGCATCGCCATCCTCGTCAACGGCGCGGAAAGCGCCTCGCAAAGCTTCGTGCTGAGAATGCCCTTGCTCGACCGAGATTAA
- a CDS encoding DEAD/DEAH box helicase — protein MVRSGASRCGAPKGYALTNFESLGVSKPIVATLFQLGIETPTPIQEQSIPLLISGRDLIGLAQTGTGKTAAFGLPLIEKLLADERRPDNRTTRTLILAPTRELVNQIAENLKKFIRKSPLRINVVVGGVSINKQQLQLEKGTDILVATPGRLLDLVNRRAITLTTVRYLVLDEADQMLDLGFVHDLRKIAKLVPKKRQTMLFSATMPKAIADLAGEYLVDPVKVEVTPPGKAADKVEQYVHFVGGKNDKTELLRKSLTENPDGRAIVFLRTKHGAEKLMKHLDNIGYSVASIHGNKSQGQRERALKAFRDGSIKTLIATDVAARGIDIPAVSHVYNYDLPEVPDAYVHRIGRTARAGRDGIAIAFCAPDEAKLLRDIERLMGIDITIASGEPPAHISNSGPRRGNGNGNNRNRGGQGREGSGRGEGRGDQNRSEHRGSRQDRRPRREGEGSETRASGSEVRAGGEERRERRPRPERPGRNEDFRGQRRGEAAPNLGPDNDLASTSDFRPAKSQRPAHGGPNGHHANGEPSGHHRGNGRHAHGRPARKHGDDRGPQQAQGGEQRRDGNGGNRRGGSGSRNGGQRRERA, from the coding sequence ATGGTGCGTTCCGGCGCTAGTCGTTGTGGCGCCCCGAAAGGTTATGCCTTGACCAATTTTGAATCGCTTGGTGTCTCCAAGCCGATCGTCGCCACCTTGTTCCAGCTCGGCATCGAAACGCCGACGCCGATCCAGGAACAGTCCATTCCTCTCCTCATATCAGGCCGCGATCTGATCGGCCTTGCCCAGACCGGCACCGGCAAGACAGCCGCCTTCGGCCTGCCGCTCATCGAAAAGCTGCTCGCCGACGAGCGCCGCCCCGACAACCGTACGACACGGACGCTGATCCTGGCGCCGACCCGCGAGCTGGTGAACCAGATCGCCGAGAACCTGAAGAAGTTCATCCGCAAGTCGCCGCTGCGCATCAACGTCGTCGTCGGCGGTGTGTCGATCAACAAGCAGCAGCTGCAGCTCGAAAAGGGCACCGATATCCTGGTCGCCACCCCCGGCCGCCTGCTCGATCTCGTCAACCGCCGCGCCATCACGCTGACGACGGTGCGCTATCTCGTGCTCGACGAAGCCGACCAGATGCTCGATCTCGGCTTCGTGCATGATCTGCGCAAGATCGCGAAGCTGGTGCCGAAGAAGCGCCAGACCATGTTGTTTTCGGCCACCATGCCGAAGGCGATCGCCGATCTCGCCGGCGAATATCTCGTCGATCCCGTCAAGGTCGAAGTCACGCCTCCCGGCAAGGCTGCTGACAAGGTCGAACAGTATGTCCACTTCGTCGGCGGCAAGAACGACAAGACGGAACTGCTGCGCAAGTCGCTGACCGAAAACCCCGATGGCCGCGCCATCGTCTTCCTGCGCACCAAGCACGGCGCCGAGAAGCTGATGAAGCACCTCGACAATATCGGCTATTCCGTCGCCTCGATCCATGGCAACAAGAGCCAGGGCCAGCGCGAGCGGGCGCTGAAGGCCTTCCGCGACGGCAGCATCAAGACGCTGATCGCGACCGACGTTGCCGCCCGCGGCATCGACATCCCGGCCGTCAGCCACGTCTACAACTATGATCTGCCGGAAGTGCCCGACGCCTATGTCCATCGCATTGGCCGCACGGCGCGTGCCGGGCGCGACGGCATCGCCATTGCCTTCTGCGCACCTGATGAAGCCAAGCTGCTGCGTGATATCGAGCGCCTGATGGGCATCGACATCACGATCGCGAGCGGCGAACCGCCGGCCCATATCAGCAATAGCGGCCCTCGCCGCGGCAATGGCAATGGCAACAACCGCAACCGCGGCGGCCAGGGTCGCGAAGGCAGTGGTCGCGGCGAAGGCCGTGGCGACCAGAACCGTTCCGAGCATCGCGGCAGCCGCCAGGACCGCCGCCCGCGCCGTGAAGGCGAAGGCAGCGAAACTCGCGCCAGCGGCAGCGAAGTTCGCGCCGGCGGTGAAGAACGCCGTGAGCGCCGTCCGCGTCCCGAGCGCCCCGGCCGGAATGAAGATTTCCGCGGCCAGCGCCGCGGCGAAGCGGCTCCGAATCTCGGCCCCGACAATGATCTGGCCTCGACCTCCGATTTCCGTCCGGCAAAGTCGCAGCGCCCGGCCCATGGCGGCCCCAATGGCCATCATGCCAATGGCGAGCCGAGCGGTCATCATCGCGGCAACGGCCGCCATGCCCACGGCCGGCCGGCCCGCAAGCACGGCGACGATCGCGGCCCGCAGCAGGCCCAGGGCGGCGAACAGCGCCGCGACGGCAATGGTGGCAACCGCCGCGGCGGCTCCGGCTCCCGCAACGGTGGCCAGCGCCGCGAACGCGCCTGA
- a CDS encoding DMT family transporter — protein MSLDRFAPAVFVFLWSTGWVVAKYAALHSEPFTFLSIRYGLSALAFLALCLVMRAQWPKSRATWLRAIYSGFFLHGFYLGGLWWAIANGVPAGISGIIAALQPLLTAMAAPFLVGERLQQTQKLGLGLGFVGIAIAISPKLFGPATADLSHAALPLAINLMAMGSVTYGTLYQKKHLQSGDLRTIATLQYVGALILTLPLSLIFEHQHFDGSAQAFGALVWSVFGLSMGGVGLLLYLIRRGQVSRAASLIYLMPPTVALEAFLAFGEPLTLPLILGTVIVVTGVYLTNRRAAGQQRPAEA, from the coding sequence ATGTCCCTTGACCGCTTCGCCCCCGCCGTCTTCGTTTTTCTCTGGTCCACGGGATGGGTGGTGGCGAAATATGCGGCGCTGCATTCCGAGCCCTTCACCTTTCTTTCGATACGGTACGGGCTGTCGGCCCTGGCTTTCCTGGCGCTCTGCCTGGTGATGCGGGCGCAATGGCCGAAAAGCCGGGCGACATGGCTGCGCGCCATCTATTCCGGCTTCTTCCTGCATGGTTTCTATCTCGGCGGTCTCTGGTGGGCGATCGCCAATGGTGTGCCTGCCGGCATATCGGGTATCATCGCGGCGCTGCAGCCGCTGCTGACGGCAATGGCGGCACCTTTTCTCGTCGGCGAGCGGCTGCAACAGACGCAGAAGCTCGGCCTTGGCCTCGGCTTCGTCGGCATCGCCATCGCCATTTCACCGAAGCTTTTCGGCCCCGCAACGGCCGATCTCAGCCATGCCGCGCTGCCGCTGGCGATCAACCTCATGGCGATGGGCTCCGTCACCTACGGCACGCTCTATCAGAAGAAACACCTGCAATCCGGCGATCTCAGAACCATTGCGACGCTGCAATATGTCGGCGCGCTGATCCTCACCCTGCCGCTGTCGCTGATCTTCGAGCACCAGCATTTCGATGGTTCGGCTCAAGCCTTTGGCGCGCTCGTCTGGTCGGTCTTCGGCCTGTCGATGGGCGGCGTCGGGCTGCTGCTTTATCTGATCCGCCGAGGGCAGGTCTCACGCGCCGCCTCGCTCATCTACCTGATGCCGCCGACCGTCGCGCTTGAGGCCTTCCTTGCCTTCGGCGAACCGCTCACGCTGCCGCTGATTCTGGGCACGGTGATCGTCGTGACGGGCGTCTACCTGACGAACCGCCGGGCAGCCGGGCAGCAAAGGCCGGCAGAGGCGTAG
- a CDS encoding circularly permuted type 2 ATP-grasp protein: MAFDEMMTGDESPRPPYEKYFEWYNSQDRAHLIAKSRDAENIFRKTGITFAVYGHADSSEKLIPFDIIPRVISAREWRKLAQGIEQRVIALNAFLDDIYHKQEIIRAGRVPRELIENNVTFLSEMIGFRPPGGVYTHIVGTDIVRTGEDQFYVLEDNARTPSGVSYMLENRETMMQMFPELFHANKVQRVEDYPYLLRQSLASLAPPGCAGKPRVAVLTPGIYNSAYYEHSFLADMMGVELVEGSDLRVIDGKVKMRTTRGYEAIDVLYRRVDDDFLDPLTFRSDSALGIPGIMDVYRSGNITIANAPGTGICDDKAIYSYMPEIVEFYTGRKALLENVPTWRCSEASSLKYVLEHLEELVVKEVHGSGGYGMLVGPTASKKERADFAEKLKAKPNNYIAQPTLSLSTVPILVNKGIAPRHVDLRPYVLVSDKVQIIPGGLTRVALKQGSLVVNSSQGGGTKDTWVLED, encoded by the coding sequence TTGGCATTTGATGAAATGATGACTGGGGACGAAAGTCCTCGCCCGCCTTATGAAAAATATTTCGAATGGTACAACAGCCAAGACAGGGCGCATCTGATTGCCAAGTCCCGCGATGCGGAGAACATCTTCCGGAAGACCGGCATCACCTTCGCGGTCTACGGTCACGCCGATAGCTCCGAAAAGCTTATTCCCTTCGACATCATCCCCCGCGTCATCTCCGCCCGCGAATGGCGCAAGCTCGCCCAGGGCATCGAGCAGCGGGTGATCGCGCTCAATGCCTTTCTGGACGATATCTACCACAAGCAGGAGATCATCCGCGCCGGTCGCGTTCCGCGCGAGCTGATCGAGAACAACGTCACCTTCCTGTCCGAGATGATCGGCTTCCGCCCGCCCGGCGGCGTTTATACCCATATCGTCGGCACCGACATCGTGCGAACAGGCGAAGACCAGTTCTACGTGCTGGAGGATAATGCCCGCACCCCTTCCGGCGTCAGCTACATGCTGGAAAACCGGGAAACCATGATGCAGATGTTCCCGGAACTCTTCCATGCGAACAAGGTGCAGCGCGTCGAGGATTATCCCTACCTCTTGCGCCAGAGCCTCGCCTCGCTCGCCCCTCCCGGCTGCGCGGGCAAGCCGCGCGTCGCCGTCCTGACACCGGGCATCTACAATTCCGCCTACTACGAGCATTCGTTCCTCGCCGACATGATGGGCGTCGAACTGGTCGAGGGCTCGGATCTGCGCGTCATCGACGGCAAGGTGAAGATGCGCACGACCCGCGGCTATGAGGCGATCGACGTGCTCTATCGCCGCGTCGATGACGACTTCCTCGATCCCCTGACCTTCCGGTCCGATTCCGCGCTCGGCATTCCTGGCATCATGGACGTCTACCGCTCCGGAAACATCACCATCGCCAATGCGCCGGGCACCGGTATTTGCGATGACAAGGCGATCTACTCCTACATGCCCGAGATCGTCGAATTCTATACCGGCCGCAAGGCGCTGCTCGAAAACGTGCCGACCTGGCGCTGCTCGGAAGCATCGAGCTTGAAATACGTGCTCGAGCACCTGGAAGAGCTTGTTGTCAAAGAGGTGCACGGCTCCGGCGGCTACGGAATGCTTGTGGGACCGACGGCCTCGAAGAAGGAGCGCGCCGATTTCGCCGAGAAGCTGAAGGCCAAGCCGAACAACTACATCGCCCAGCCGACGCTGTCGCTCTCCACCGTGCCGATCCTCGTCAACAAGGGGATCGCGCCGCGCCATGTCGACCTTCGCCCCTATGTGCTGGTTTCCGACAAGGTCCAGATCATTCCGGGCGGGCTGACCCGCGTAGCGCTGAAGCAGGGCTCGCTGGTGGTCAATTCCAGCCAGGGCGGCGGCACCAAAGATACCTGGGTACTGGAGGACTGA
- a CDS encoding alpha-E domain-containing protein: MLGRTANGLYWMFRYIERAENIARLVDAGLRMSLTRSSAGDDNWDGVLQSAGVREAYDEGHAKLTNADAIDYLLRDRSNPSSVMSCIESGRNNARMVRTALTRETWEATNECWIELKALLEKRVKAADLPEVIDVIKRRAGLIRGAFHGSTLRNELYNFARIGTFIERADNTSRILDVKYYVLLPSVSAVGSSLDNVQWESILRSVSAHRAYSWAYDGEYRAMNIADFLTLNVQMPRSLAYCYEKIVSNLGYLAQDYEERLPAHDTADAIRTTLQTRAIRDIMDQGLHEFLEDFVSRNNQLGMEISNGYRFYV; encoded by the coding sequence ATGCTCGGAAGAACGGCAAACGGCCTCTACTGGATGTTTCGTTACATCGAGCGCGCCGAAAATATCGCTCGCCTGGTCGATGCCGGGCTGCGCATGTCGCTGACCCGCAGCAGCGCCGGCGACGACAACTGGGACGGCGTGCTGCAAAGTGCGGGCGTGCGCGAGGCCTATGACGAGGGCCACGCAAAGCTGACCAATGCCGATGCGATCGACTATCTCCTGCGCGATCGCTCCAACCCGTCGAGCGTCATGTCCTGCATCGAATCCGGCCGCAACAATGCCCGCATGGTGCGCACCGCCTTGACGCGGGAGACCTGGGAAGCGACCAACGAATGCTGGATCGAGCTGAAGGCGCTGCTCGAAAAGCGCGTGAAGGCGGCCGATCTGCCCGAGGTGATCGACGTCATCAAGCGCCGCGCCGGCCTCATCCGCGGTGCCTTCCATGGCTCGACGCTGCGCAACGAGCTTTATAATTTCGCCCGCATCGGCACCTTCATCGAGCGGGCCGACAATACGAGCCGCATCCTCGACGTGAAATACTACGTGCTGCTGCCGTCGGTCTCGGCGGTCGGCTCCTCGCTCGACAATGTGCAGTGGGAATCGATCCTGCGCTCGGTCTCCGCGCACCGCGCCTATAGCTGGGCCTATGACGGCGAATACCGGGCGATGAACATCGCCGACTTTCTGACCCTCAATGTGCAGATGCCGCGCTCGCTGGCCTATTGCTATGAGAAGATCGTCAGCAATCTCGGCTATCTCGCCCAGGATTACGAGGAGCGGCTTCCCGCCCACGATACGGCCGACGCGATCCGCACCACGCTGCAGACGCGGGCGATCCGCGACATCATGGATCAGGGCCTGCATGAGTTCCTGGAGGATTTCGTCTCGCGCAACAACCAGCTCGGCATGGAAATTTCCAACGGCTACCGGTTCTACGTTTAA
- a CDS encoding transglutaminase family protein: MRLKISHLTEYRYDEPAQFSLQRLRLTPPTTSAQKVLGWSLKVEGATPEVEYDDQYGNHVNLVSLEGEQQVTRILAEGEVETADLNGVTGPHTGFCPLWLFLRETPLTKGGKLVKELIKSVSGDNELARMHALMAAIHEVVDYKPGTSDTATTAEQVLEKKSGVCQDHAHVFVAAARALKVPARYVSGYLMMEEKVEQAATHAWAEAHIPGLGWVGFDPANEICPDARYIRLAAGLCYRDAAPISGMRIGTPGETLSVTVKVEDSGQMQSQSQS; encoded by the coding sequence ATGAGACTGAAGATCAGCCACCTCACCGAATACCGCTACGACGAACCGGCGCAGTTCTCCCTGCAACGGCTGAGACTGACGCCGCCGACGACATCAGCCCAGAAGGTGCTCGGCTGGTCGCTGAAGGTCGAGGGCGCCACACCTGAGGTCGAATATGACGACCAGTACGGCAATCACGTCAACCTGGTCTCGCTCGAAGGCGAACAGCAGGTGACGCGCATTCTCGCCGAAGGCGAGGTCGAAACGGCTGATCTCAACGGCGTCACCGGCCCGCATACCGGTTTCTGCCCACTCTGGCTCTTCCTGCGCGAGACGCCGCTCACAAAGGGCGGCAAGCTGGTCAAGGAACTGATCAAGAGCGTCAGTGGCGACAACGAACTCGCCCGCATGCATGCTCTGATGGCGGCGATCCATGAGGTCGTCGACTACAAGCCCGGCACCAGCGACACGGCGACGACGGCGGAACAGGTGCTCGAGAAGAAGAGCGGCGTCTGCCAGGATCATGCGCATGTCTTCGTTGCCGCCGCCCGCGCCCTGAAGGTGCCGGCGCGTTATGTCTCCGGCTACCTCATGATGGAGGAAAAGGTCGAACAGGCGGCGACCCATGCCTGGGCCGAAGCCCATATTCCCGGCCTCGGCTGGGTCGGCTTCGATCCCGCCAACGAGATCTGCCCGGATGCGCGCTACATCAGGCTCGCCGCCGGCCTCTGCTACCGCGACGCCGCGCCGATTTCAGGCATGCGCATCGGCACGCCTGGTGAAACGCTGTCGGTCACGGTGAAGGTAGAAGACAGCGGCCAGATGCAAAGCCAGAGCCAGAGCTGA
- the araD gene encoding L-arabinonate dehydratase, which produces MKKKAEWPRRLRSQEWYGGTSRDVIYHRGWLKNQGYPHDLFDGRPVIGILNTWSDMTPCNGHLRELAEKVKAGVWEAGGFPLEVPVFSASENTFRPTAMMYRNLAALAVEEAIRGQPMDGCVLLVGCDKTTPSLLMGAASCDLPSIVVTGGPMLNGYFRGERVGSGTHLWKFSEMVKAGEMTQAEFLEAEASMSRSSGTCNTMGTASTMASMAEALGMALSGNAAIPGVDSRRKVMAQLTGRRIVQMVKDDLKPSDIMTKEAFENAIRTNAAIGGSTNAVIHLLAIAGRVGIDLSLDDWDRCGRDVPTIVNLMPSGKYLMEEFFYAGGLPVVLKRLGEAGLLHKDALTVSGETVWDEVKEVVNWNEDVILPAEKALTSSGGIVVLRGNLAPKGAVLKPSAASPHLLVHRGRAVVFEDIDDYKAKINDDNLDIDETCVMVMKNCGPKGYPGMAEVGNMGLPPKVLKKGILDMVRISDARMSGTAYGTVVLHTSPEAAVGGPLAVVKNGDMIELDVPNRRLHLDISDEELARRLAEWQPNHDLPTSGYAFLHQQHVEGADTGADLDFLKGCRGNAVGKDSH; this is translated from the coding sequence TAGGTCGCAGGAATGGTACGGCGGCACGAGCCGCGACGTGATCTATCACCGTGGCTGGCTGAAGAACCAGGGTTATCCGCACGACCTGTTCGACGGTCGGCCGGTGATCGGCATCCTCAACACCTGGTCTGACATGACCCCGTGCAACGGTCATCTCAGAGAACTCGCGGAGAAGGTGAAGGCGGGTGTCTGGGAGGCCGGCGGCTTCCCGCTCGAAGTGCCGGTGTTCTCCGCATCCGAAAACACCTTCCGCCCGACCGCGATGATGTACCGCAACCTTGCTGCACTTGCAGTTGAGGAAGCGATCCGCGGCCAGCCGATGGATGGCTGCGTGCTGCTCGTCGGCTGCGACAAGACCACGCCGTCGCTGCTGATGGGGGCGGCATCCTGCGACCTGCCGTCGATCGTCGTCACTGGCGGCCCGATGCTGAACGGCTATTTCCGCGGCGAGCGCGTCGGTTCCGGCACGCATCTCTGGAAATTCTCCGAAATGGTGAAGGCCGGCGAGATGACGCAGGCCGAGTTCCTCGAGGCCGAAGCCTCGATGAGCCGTTCGTCGGGCACCTGCAACACCATGGGCACCGCTTCGACGATGGCTTCAATGGCCGAAGCGCTCGGCATGGCGCTGTCAGGCAATGCCGCGATCCCGGGCGTCGATTCCCGCCGCAAGGTGATGGCGCAGCTGACCGGCCGCCGCATCGTCCAGATGGTCAAGGACGATCTGAAGCCTTCCGACATCATGACGAAGGAAGCCTTCGAGAACGCCATCCGCACCAATGCGGCGATCGGTGGATCGACCAATGCCGTCATCCACCTGCTGGCGATTGCCGGCCGCGTCGGGATCGATCTTTCGCTTGACGATTGGGACCGTTGCGGCCGCGACGTTCCCACAATCGTCAACCTGATGCCGTCGGGCAAATACCTGATGGAAGAGTTCTTCTATGCCGGCGGCCTGCCTGTCGTGCTGAAGCGCCTCGGCGAGGCTGGTCTTCTGCACAAGGACGCGCTGACGGTCTCCGGCGAAACCGTCTGGGACGAGGTCAAGGAAGTCGTCAACTGGAACGAGGATGTCATCCTGCCTGCTGAAAAGGCGCTGACCTCTTCGGGCGGCATCGTCGTGCTGCGCGGCAATCTCGCGCCGAAGGGCGCGGTGCTGAAGCCTTCGGCAGCTTCGCCGCATCTCCTGGTGCATCGGGGCAGGGCAGTCGTGTTCGAGGACATCGACGACTACAAGGCCAAGATCAACGACGACAATCTCGACATCGACGAGACCTGCGTCATGGTCATGAAGAACTGCGGACCGAAGGGCTATCCCGGCATGGCCGAAGTCGGCAATATGGGCCTGCCGCCTAAGGTGCTGAAGAAGGGCATCCTCGATATGGTGCGCATCTCCGATGCCCGCATGTCCGGAACGGCCTACGGCACCGTCGTGCTGCACACCTCTCCGGAAGCGGCCGTCGGCGGACCGCTCGCGGTCGTCAAGAACGGCGACATGATCGAGCTCGACGTCCCGAACCGCCGCCTGCATCTCGACATTTCAGACGAGGAACTGGCGCGGCGTCTCGCCGAATGGCAGCCGAACCACGATCTACCGACGTCGGGCTACGCCTTCCTGCATCAGCAGCATGTCGAAGGGGCCGATACCGGCGCCGACCTCGACTTCCTCAAGGGATGCCGCGGAAACGCTGTCGGCAAGGACAGCCACTAA